A region from the Salidesulfovibrio onnuriiensis genome encodes:
- a CDS encoding ABC transporter permease, with protein sequence MSKNVFTEPAGKGPGIQRAISLPWGKSLEISFKSLRVRFFRSMITVSSLMLAVSFLAFVLVNLDVAAGILRSGGETAASMLTKAGYDVDLEAARVAMSAKERWIVILSLLVCTVGIVNAQLMSVTERFSEIGVMKCLGALDSIVLRLFLLEAAMQGLLGAGAGAVLGFLFSLLAGLFRFGAAALASLPWAEVLTSVGLAILSGVGLSLLGVLYPAILAMRMRPINALRAEH encoded by the coding sequence ATGAGTAAAAATGTGTTCACCGAGCCTGCGGGGAAGGGGCCGGGGATCCAGCGGGCCATCAGCCTGCCCTGGGGCAAGTCCCTGGAAATCAGCTTCAAGAGCCTGCGGGTGCGTTTCTTCCGCTCCATGATCACCGTGAGCAGCCTGATGCTCGCCGTGTCGTTCCTGGCCTTTGTGCTCGTAAACCTGGACGTGGCCGCTGGCATCCTGCGCTCCGGCGGCGAAACCGCCGCAAGCATGCTTACCAAGGCGGGGTACGACGTGGACCTGGAGGCCGCCCGGGTGGCCATGAGCGCCAAGGAGCGCTGGATCGTCATTCTCTCCCTGCTGGTCTGCACCGTGGGCATCGTCAATGCCCAGCTCATGTCCGTGACCGAACGCTTTTCCGAGATCGGGGTCATGAAATGCCTGGGCGCCCTGGATTCCATCGTGCTGCGCCTCTTCCTGCTGGAGGCGGCCATGCAGGGCCTGCTGGGCGCGGGCGCGGGCGCGGTGCTCGGGTTCCTCTTTTCCCTGCTGGCCGGGCTGTTCCGCTTCGGGGCAGCGGCGCTGGCGAGCCTGCCCTGGGCCGAGGTGCTGACCTCGGTGGGCCTGGCCATTCTCTCCGGCGTGGGCCTCAGCCTGCTGGGCGTGCTCTACCCGGCAATCCTGGCCATGCGCATGCGGCCCATCAACGCCCTGCGGGCCGAACACTGA
- a CDS encoding DUF1566 domain-containing protein has translation MSKCLSILCFMSAAVALLVSSYVFAAEGPTWPVVDTGQDQCFGTGDSIRCPLPGREFSGQDAQYKGNGPAYRDNGDGTVSDLVTGLMWQKTPDFRRYTFAQAGGYARNLHLGGHDDWRVPTIKELFSIADFNGNMHTRTPYIDTRFFDFRYPTDGQRDIDAQFWSSNEYAGTVMGRQRAAFGFNFADGRIKGYPVTKGNWMRCVRGPANYGLNDFRDNGDGTVTDRATGLMWTKADNGRPVSWEKALEYAGKSRMGGHDDWRLPNIKELQSIVDYSRSSNSRSPSHRGPAIDLLFKLTDKEAWLWSSTTHIENGWAYYVAIGQATGYGPRGLACGCAVPARGGGAEKRRQRASPGRSGNGRRGSKARQGAGARRRRVHGPVRQEPGRPCFPRRV, from the coding sequence ATGTCGAAATGTTTATCCATACTGTGTTTCATGAGCGCCGCCGTGGCATTGCTGGTTTCCAGCTACGTCTTTGCCGCCGAAGGCCCCACCTGGCCGGTGGTGGATACCGGCCAGGACCAGTGTTTCGGCACGGGCGATTCCATCCGCTGTCCCCTGCCGGGACGGGAGTTCTCCGGGCAGGACGCCCAGTACAAGGGCAATGGCCCCGCCTACCGCGACAACGGGGACGGCACGGTCTCGGACCTGGTCACCGGACTCATGTGGCAGAAGACGCCCGACTTCAGGCGCTACACCTTTGCCCAGGCCGGGGGCTACGCCAGGAACCTGCACCTCGGCGGCCATGACGACTGGCGCGTGCCCACCATCAAGGAACTGTTCTCCATCGCCGACTTCAACGGCAACATGCACACCCGGACCCCGTACATCGACACCCGTTTCTTCGACTTCCGCTATCCCACGGACGGCCAGCGGGACATCGACGCCCAGTTCTGGTCCTCCAACGAATATGCGGGCACGGTCATGGGCCGCCAGCGGGCCGCCTTCGGCTTCAACTTCGCGGACGGCCGCATCAAGGGCTATCCCGTGACCAAGGGCAACTGGATGCGCTGCGTGCGCGGGCCCGCGAACTACGGGCTGAACGACTTCAGGGACAACGGGGACGGTACGGTCACGGACCGGGCCACGGGGCTCATGTGGACCAAGGCCGACAACGGCCGCCCGGTTTCCTGGGAAAAGGCCCTGGAATACGCAGGAAAGTCCCGGATGGGCGGCCATGACGACTGGCGGCTGCCCAACATCAAGGAACTGCAGTCCATCGTGGACTATTCCCGCTCCAGCAATTCCCGCTCGCCCTCGCACCGGGGTCCGGCCATCGATCTCCTGTTCAAGCTCACGGACAAGGAGGCCTGGCTGTGGTCCTCCACCACCCATATCGAAAACGGCTGGGCCTACTACGTGGCCATAGGCCAGGCAACGGGCTACGGCCCGCGCGGCCTCGCTTGTGGATGTGCCGTACCGGCACGTGGAGGTGGGGCCGAAAAACGGCGGCAGCGCGCGTCCCCAGGGCGGTCCGGAAATGGGCGGCGGGGATCGAAGGCCCGGCAAGGGGCAGGGGCCAGGCGGAGGCGGGTTCATGGACCGGTTCGACAAGAACCGGGACGGCCGTGTTTCCCGCGCCGAGTTTGA